From a region of the Panthera uncia isolate 11264 chromosome B1, Puncia_PCG_1.0, whole genome shotgun sequence genome:
- the LOC125922700 gene encoding 40S ribosomal protein S27-like produces MPLVKDLLHPSPEEEKRKHKKKCLVQSPNSYFMDVKCPGCYKITTVFSHAQTVVLCVGCSTVLCQPTGGKARLTEGCSFRRKQH; encoded by the coding sequence ATGCCCCTCGTGAAGGACCTCCTGCACCCGTCcccagaggaggagaagaggaagcacAAGAAGAAGTGCCTGGTGCAGAGCCCCAACTCCTACTTCATGGACGTGAAGTGCCCGGGGTGCTACAAAATCACCACCGTGTTCAGCCACGCGCAGACGGTGGTGCTGTGTGTGGGCTGCTCCACTGTCCTGTGCCAGCCGACAGGAGGAAAAGCAAGGCTCACAGAAGGATGCTCCTTCAGACGGAAGCAGCACTAA